The Cryptococcus deuterogattii R265 chromosome 4, complete sequence genome segment CAATACCGTGCAAAGACAATGAAGggttcctcatccttcccatGAGCTAATTATTTTTTTCGTGTGAGTAACCACCCAAAACCAAACCTGCGTTTCAAATGGAAACCAAGCTCACAGTCTTAACAGTATCATCCGAGATGGTAACCTCACCACCCACAGCAGCATGAATATCTTCCATTTGGAAATGGATAGCCTCAAATTTAGCTCGCTCGTCGTCGGTGATAGGGGCGATGAGGTCCTTGACGCCGGTAACGAGGATCTGGCCGTCAGGCGTCACAAGCTTGGACACTATAATCACCTATTAGCTCCTTTATCTTTGATCTTTTTTTAAAATTTTTTCACCTACTGAGAGCGATAAGGTCAGTCATGGGTTCGTGGACGGTACCGCCAAAGACACCAGAGTGGAGATCCCTGTCAGGACCCGAAATCTTGATCTCGTAATAGTTGATACCTCGGAGACCATACGTGAGACAAGGGGTCTTGGTGTCAAGCCAATAGTTGTCTATTCGGCCTTGAGCGCGAGTACAAACGAAAAATTAGATTAGATACGCACCGGAAATGCACATGCAGTCGACGCCAGCGAAAAACTTGTCCTTTTCAGATTCGATAAACTTGTCAAGGTTGACAGAcccattctcctccattCCTTCAAAGCAGACCTTGAGGTTGACAGGAAGCTCCATACCGAGATTCTTGTGCGCCTCGAGAACGTTCAACCAGCCCATGACGGGACCCTTGTCGTCCGTTGAGCCACGGCCGTAAAGTCGGCCACTGCCGTTGGGGTCCGGCGTAAGCTCAAAGGGAGGGTAGAGCCAGCCGTCTTCGAGGAGAGCGGGTTGCACGTCGTAGTGGCCATACACGAGGAGGGTTTTCTATTCACGCAACCGTGTGATAGTCAGTGACAAGTCGTTACAAAGGAAGGAATTATACACCGCAATGACCTATCCATGCAACCCCGGGGGGAAAAGGTTTTCGAGGTAtaggaaaagagagagagtgaAGACTATGCACACATACCTTTTTGGGGTCTTGACCAATTTGGCCAATGATGACAGGAGGAAGGTCAACCTCCTTGCCCTCAAGGGTGTGAGTTCCAATCGGTCGTTTCTCTGCCTTGACACCAAGAGAAGTGAGCTGCTCGAGGAGGAACTCGCCCATAGCCTCGACATCCTTGACATAGCTGCCACAGTCGTTAGTTATTGAGCGACAAGTACGCAGGTTAGGCTTGGCTGTGTGTGTCAGTTCTCACCTAAGGTTTCCCGAGACGCTGTTCACCTGACGTGAGCACAAGAGGAGACTTTGAGACTTGTCGTAACAAAAGACGTACGAGGGAATGGAGACGGCCTTTGAGAGCCTCTTGATGTAGTCGTCCTTGTGGTCGTCAACGTACTGGAGGAACTTGGGATCGGCCATTGCTGCGTTTACGGTATTTggagtggaaagagaaaataaAAGTAAAATAAAAATAGAAGCAAGCAACGGCGGAGAATCGAGAATCTAAGGATGAAATAGACGCTCAGCGAAACGACCACCCATAATCAACGGAAGCCTACGTCCCACGCGGTTACGCTCAGGGCGTCACATGGGCACCGCGTGGCCTCCACCGCCCGCCACCGGCCATCCCCGACGTGGGTGACTCCCGACTTCCCCGCGACTGTCTTCCATCCTTACCAACGTCAACCATCGATACTTGCTTTTctctcacttcttccttccttactcgtccttctcaaaaaccttttcaatctctctCGTCACCGACTCCAATGGCCAACCCATTCTTCCCTGTTAAAACCCCACAGTTTGGCGTAAGTCGTCTGCTAACCCAGCCATTGGGCTAACaaacatcctcatcgtcgtATAGCACAACAACAACCAAACAGGGAAACTCGGTTCATCCaagttcatcatcctcgggCCGAATATCGGACAGTACTTTGAAGTATCAAGCTCTGAAGGGTCCAGCTGCAgttcctcgtcttccatgCCCTCGCGTTTGCTCAACTATGTCAACCATCGCCGATCACTTGACGGGTCTAAAGCCCGTTCAGCTTCGCCGACCGAATGTGACGAAATTGACTGGGTAGAGTATTCATCTCCAGCCATAGAGATGGAGGCATGTCAAAGTTCAAATTGGAGTAGTAGTGTCTCCGAAATGTCGGAAGACGACTCTGAGACAGAGAGTTCTGTAATTATTACGCCTGACAGAGATACTCGGGATGGTCGAAGTCACCGCTTGGATATTCAAAATATCGTAAGACGACAATAGCGCTTTGGTAGCCCTTATTAATCATACGTTTCGTAGGCCCTACTTCTCAAACAGACCTCCATTAGATCCGAACGTCCGCGGTTGAAACCAAATCGTCAATGTTCCCGCACAACTTTGAGCCATACTGTTGTTCCTCGTGATTTTAATCGTCGTTATAGCGAACCTTGTTCGATCCTTTCAGACTTAAGCTCTAGCTCTCATGCCACCCCTTTGGAAGACTTGAAACAATGCAAAGATGCCGTGGCTTGTGAAGCTTGCGGTAGAGGCACGACTATCGCCAGGGCAAAGAAAATTATGCCTTGCAAAGTGAGCCTCTTGTGTTTTTGTACTTGGCCGTTTTTCATTGCTGAATAAAATGGTGAAGGATATCACGTGCGCctcttgcttttcctcTAGCCTTGGTGCCGTTACAATAACCCAGAGTCAGGCCAAATGTCCTATATGTCTCTGCCTAATCGATACCTTTGAGGCTGTCACTGTGGAAGATATCGCAAAGCTCCAACTCTCTTCGAAAGGGCATTCCATGACCAAGCTGCTCTCACCATTAAGACGTCGGCAAGGAGTCGGACACGTGGTAATGAGGATTGATAACGTAGCATGGGCAGGTATTACTGACAAGATGAAAAGCGAATGACTGACGATATTTAGGACATCACTCCGGCCACCGTTGAGGCTTTTCTTCCGAGAAATTCGTTATCTCGTAGTACCCTTCAACCAatccatatcctccttGACAGGTTCGATGGACGTACTAAGGACTATCTGGTATGCTGCCTTCAAAGTTTGCTGCTCTACTGAATACTCGCCTCGAAAACAGTATATCGAAGCTTCGACACTGCAAGCCGCACAAACTATACTCAAAACCTGTCAGAATACTTTCATGTCCGGAGGAGCGCTCACTTCGGGGAGGAAACGGCCCGTTACTATCGCTCCCGTATCGCATGCGGAGCTCATAGAAGAACTGCGTCCACGCTCGGCCCAGGAACTTCATTCGCTACTCGCTCTCTGTCAAGCTTCCGTGGACTCGTGTTCTGCATCCAAACAAAGTACTTCAAAGTTTGTCAAGTCTCGCCATGGACCCTACTACGTCTTGATGTCAATAATGAGCAAATTAAATGGAGAGCAAAGTCCTTCTTATTGGGACTTGTTCTGTACGTGGAATTCGAGCATAATTGTGAAGAGTCCTTGCACTAATTAAAATATGTTCCACGAAGATGTCGCCTCTGGTAAGAAGAGATTTTGAACTTCTCATCCGGTCTATTGTGATTGTCACTGACCGCTTGACCGCTATTCGTGATGGGCCTTACAGGAGCTATCTCCGCATTAAGCAAAGCTATAGCTCACCAGGCCTACTTCCGTTCCTCACAAAACTCGCCTGGCCCCTCATATCCAACCGACACCATGACTCACATCACTGAGGAAGATATACTTGTACGCAACAAATTACTGATGCTGTCCGAGAGTTGTTTCGGTATGATGCCAAGGGCCAATTAACCAAAAGGGTTAATTTCATCGTGCAGTGTACAGGAATTTGTACTTGTATTTTCTCATAACTGTCGCTGATGCTGTTCAA includes the following:
- a CDS encoding glutamate carboxypeptidase, translating into MADPKFLQYVDDHKDDYIKRLSKAVSIPSVSGNLSYVKDVEAMGEFLLEQLTSLGVKAEKRPIGTHTLEGKEVDLPPVIIGQIGQDPKKKTLLVYGHYDVQPALLEDGWLYPPFELTPDPNGSGRLYGRGSTDDKGPVMGWLNVLEAHKNLGMELPVNLKVCFEGMEENGSVNLDKFIESEKDKFFAGVDCMCISDNYWLDTKTPCLTYGLRGINYYEIKISGPDRDLHSGVFGGTVHEPMTDLIALMSKLVTPDGQILVTGVKDLIAPITDDERAKFEAIHFQMEDIHAAVGGEVTISDDTVKTLMGRMRNPSLSLHGIEGAFSAPGSKTVIPCCVKGKFSIRLVPNLTVASVTDLVVKYVQEEFKKLGSKNKMEVYLTHGGEPWIADPNHYSYRAAHKATEAVYGQVPDYTREGGSIPVTLDFANILNLNVLLLPVGRGDDGAHSTNEKIDTDNYIRGTKLLGAYMYELAAAQA